The Cicer arietinum cultivar CDC Frontier isolate Library 1 chromosome 1, Cicar.CDCFrontier_v2.0, whole genome shotgun sequence genome contains the following window.
TCGTACTcatatgattttattaaaaaaaattaattttaaaaaatcataaacttaGCGCTGGCCCCTCCGATGCTAcctattaatataaaaaataaaaaattaaattaataaactagCGTCTGGCTTATTTTACTTAGTGTTGGCCACTCCAACGCTACgtgttaataatattaaaaaataaatttttttaccttATGGTTGGTCTAGCCGACGCTAACTACCATCGGAGTCGGGAGCCGACGCTAAATATGACAGttaaaatgcaattttctaATAGTGAGAACTTAATCATCTTATCGACAATAATTTCATTTCtggtaaaatttgaatttgttaaaGTACGACCAATAATAATCGGAAGAATTTAACTTAAACAAACAAtatgtcattttaatttttgatgttttttttctttgatttataCTATCTAATTAATATCATgaaaattactttcaatttattatctttttttgttttatatttataataattggaATATCTCAATAATAGATTAATAAAATTACTAttacttttttatgttttattttttttaatatatgtgaaatttACAGCTATTATATACGCTAGTAGaagttcattttttataatcaaataaatatattgtagATTATGTATAATATATCATGATAACTCATATCATAATCATACCGTCCAGTTTGAATATTGAGATAGTGTCCATTTCTTAAAAAAAGGGTGTCCATTACTATGGTTATAGAgtaaataaaagatataaaatgcagtgttttttttttttttgttatagacagcattaattaaatattaccTATTGATATAtgtgctcttttttttttcaatggtAATTGAATTTAGTATTATGGAACTTATAACACTCATATGTACGCTTGCACCAATCACTTGTATTATGTGTAAATATAAAGTTGGCTTTGTAACTGCACCAATCCAACACTTATTGATgtttaaagaaaattttaaaataaaatcttaattaataaaaaaaatagaagtccttttagtattattaaaattattttactataattttatttaaattctacatttctttttttatgagatacaaagtattttaattaaatatgtcaattattgtattattttataattgtgagGCCTTTTACTTATActatttaagatttttatttttttgagacttaaaatatatatgaaaatttacttttttcCTCAGAGACTTAAAACTCTCATTTTACTCGTTTTGGCCTTCAGTTTGCCCTACTTTGTAATTAAAGTGGAAAAGTTAAGGACTATAAtgataaaatagataaataatttgatcCTCACCCtcattatatttatcattttagttgttacaagaaaaaaaaacacttacaTTATATTCTAATAGTATTTACTCATTTcacttttgtttataaatatgaatagagagaagagagagtaatttttttttagattatgTTGATTTTCATGAAAGAGAATTTCTTATTCTTTTCTCTAGAGATATATCTTGCTTttcaataacatttttttttccaacacTAATAACatctttaaattttgatatCGCAATCCCTACTTTTAAGGTATgcacattttatttcatttaccAAATTCACTATTGGAATTTAGCTCAATTTAAAGGCTTTTTTACTTAAGCAAATCGATTTgctaagatttaaaaaaaatatttataaatgatagaTACTACTAATTATATAAGTCGATTTTGTAAAGTCGTAGGAagtttaactaaaaatttaagaaaCATATATGCAAATATGTTGTCCATAAACAATTTGAAGTGATTTAAAACCCTACAATCAAATTTACATGGTGATTATTATTTAGCAGAggttgataatatttttttgacaaaaataccTGTATCATcttgaattaaatttaatatgattCTCACGTAAgtcttatattatttattttttatttaatcttttaaattacattttgtttataatttcttttatttcaattttgacaaataataaagatatatccacataattaatactaataactTCATCCATTTATAAAGGTATTAGACAATCAATTCATTGTGAAAGTTTgattatatcttaaaatatcacaGTAATagtttaagaaaattattaaacttaaacaaccaaatatataatttaatataatttaaatgttaatGGTGTAAATCgaatataacattaaaaaaaaaacaaatttaaaagaaactggtataaatttaaataacaaatttaaagaattaaagGTGTAGgagatttttaaaatactcTAAATGAGTTACACTTTTATTAAGGAGAACCGTACGATATTTATACCCAAAGAAAAgtgagggaaaaaaaaaagagatgagACCCTCAAAAGGTTATCTCACCCAAGAGAAATCCGCAAAAATAAAcgattattttgttttttttacaattttatcaagttattttatcataaaactaaattttttaaagagatTTTCAAGTCTTTtaagatataatttattttttctatcacttttaatttaatcaaaagtgatatttattttttcatgtaATGTTTCTCTTCATTtcgtccattttttttttcgcTTTCTGTTGTTTTTGTCTTTCTAAAGTGCGTCTATAGCAACATTTTAGGCtatatttggtttgaaaaatatttttgttttttttaagtttgtgtTAAATTTACTTTCTAACAAAGAGATAAGAAATTCTATTGAAATGaacaattatttacattttaaaaaataataaaaatgtcaaaaaaatacTTTCATTATTTTAGGCCATGCTGTGATTTATCAACACTGTAAAATTTATTAGAGTGTGAAAattattctctctttttttcatttatgtttttgtgtattaaatatattttaggcaTCAACTCACTcattttgttctatttttaacaataattaaattcaatacatgttattttcaaaaaaaatcgaCCCTCTGTAAAAAGTACTAGAAGTGACTTCTCgaaattgacttttttttttttattatcgtGCAAATCTTTGAAGTCAATGACCACTCTAAAAAATTATCCTTTGGATTAAGCCTCcacaaaatttcaataaatacaAGCAGTGAGTTACActgaaattattttgaattcatcATCTCACTAGAAAATATGAAAgcttaataataaaattttcatcttttattctCTATTAACCTTTTCTTTTCACAATTGATTTTCCACGATTGATTATAGATGGTTTTCTAAATTATGTTATAGTATTAACTCATTCTTTACACATAATCAACtcaaaaacccaaaacccaatttcataaactatttttttctgcatttcaatgttttttctattttaataaaatttgatggtaacttcattatttttaacaaccctGAAATCTTTGGCCGACAAAGAGATAATCAAAGATTAATGTACTAATCAGCCATGGTGAATCTTAGGCTATAATGTAAACACTTGATTTGTTCATCAACGATTAATAGTACATGAgttgttaaatttaaaagagcTAGATTCATCAttcaaatgcacaagataaACATCACAATCAACggttaaacaaaattaatagtaAACATTGGATTTAACTAAGAAACTCAAATTTATACTCCTTTATTGGACATTTTACAAGAAATACAGTTTTAAATAGAAGGTAGAGATGTTACATTTAGTTCAATTTTGAAGTTATCACTCTATAAACAGTTTATGATTGCACCCTAAAAAGGGTATATACATCGTATATTGATACACTCCTACTCTCTCTGAATGCTGCCTCCAATATTGATACATCCTATCAGTCATGTGGAGAAAATTAAGATAATATCTAATGCAAATTTATAGCATATATTGGTCAGCCGGCCAATGTTCTCTGGCTTTTTCCGGGCCTTAAGTCTCCCTCCATTGTTTGCTACCCATATCAAAGTAAACATGCGTTCCTACATTGTCTTATTCTCATTGAATAATCAACTTTTCTAAGAATTTGTTGTATTATCAATCCAAATGATCCCAACTATTTCAAACAGTTACGCTTTAAATATTATTCCAAAATTTTCTTTATGTTGAACCTCAACCCTCATCTCTCATAATCACAACAAATCCAAGTAGAATGTTGCTATGCTCATTCACGCAAAACTCAAATAATCAATGCTATGTTgcagtaattttttttgtaatattctaactatattttttcttcCTCCATACAATTTATACATGAAggaaaaatatagtaaaaaatattacacaCAAATTACCCCCAACATTAACAGTTGCAGTAACAAAGGAGATGTGAAGGTTGAGATTCAAAACAAACATAGCTGTGAAATAACATTTGCAGCTAACCCATTTGAATAAACACGGCCATTTGGATTGAATGTTGCAATAAACTCTTAGAAAAAGTTGGTTAGACATTAGACTAAGATACTGTAGGAATTATAGTGCATGTTTATTTTGATATGGCAAATCTTAGAAGACTGAGGCAAACTAAAGGTCCGAGAAGGGTTGAAGTACATTGGTTGGTTGACCAATGTGCTAGAAGTGCTAGAGGAAGTGTTGAGAACATTGGTTGGCCAAGATGTGACAATGTAGGAATTataatgcatttttattttgatacacTCTGTGTGAGTGCTGGAGGAAATTTTGTTTAAACATTTTTCCAGTTGATCATCTATGACTGCATGATTACAACTTACAATACTTCTAATCCAGTTTTGCTTGAGCACAGTCCTCCTTGTCTATTGCTAGTGAACTGCTCTCAATTGTATTGGTTGCCGGTGAAGATAACTTTAGTAACTTGAGATTCATTTGGTCTTGATTTTTGTCAACTATCTCATACTCAGATATCAGGTCCATGAATTCGTTAAGCAATCTCTGAACTTTTCTGTTAGATGCCATGGATGGAAGAATGTCTTCCCTAAGGAGCTTGTGTTTCCTCATTCCCTACAAAAATCCAGTAAGAAAAGTTGAGATAAAGAAGCAATTGCGTGGTTCAACAATCTTGTAAGTTTTGTTGGACGATAGAGATTCCAGCATCTTGTTAGAGTTTGACATCTTATACGGACAACAAAGAAATGTGTTATTGGAGCTAATAAAGCTTACAAGGACAAAAGGATCCCATGCTAAGTTTTTTGAATCTGAAGATGCTTCCTCAGCCATCCCTGTTGGAGGTCCAAGGAAACTCTCACAGACTTCCCGTAATCGAGATTCATCTGCTTCTCTGCAATCATTTCATAATCATTTTTTAGTCTGCAATAGTCCAAAATCACAGAACACAAAATGTGCATGTATAACTACAACGAAGTACTTAAAACTAAGATTTATGACTACAATctctaaataaatatatatggcATCttcctaattaaaaaaattcttgaagACTAATACAAAAAACTGTGTTCCATCCATTTTAAGAGTAGTTATCATGCAAATTAGATAACATAGTGAGGACACAGTCAAGAgattataaatgaaataaatcaagtataaaatgtaaatagttGAATGGCTAGGAGACAGACAGCAAGAGGGTTAGTGGCTGGGGGGAGTAGAAAACATGCAACTGCAATTTATATAGGACACACAATGCATGTACAAATGCATGCTCATGCAAGAACAATAAGATAATtatcaggaaaaaaaaatgcaagACGAATAAGATGCTTAAATTGCACTCGGTAAATATCTAAATGAAAAAGAGATGAATAATACCTTGCAAGAAAGCGTACGTAGGACAATAGGCATTGGCGATATTCATTTGGAGATCCCAAAGCCAAGGAAGAAGCCAATTGAGATTCCAAATGAGCACGTGTCTGCACTCCATCATCAGTCACTCTGTCAAGATATTCGTATTTAGTAAGTGTTCCTTTcaccataaaaattaatataaagagGGAGGggagaaaacaaaaatacagAACACAAGGTCAAACACGTAGATAACATGCACATTTTGTGGACATTTTCAAACTTATTTATGCTTTAACATATCAAGATGAGACTAGTATATCATAGTCTTCATCAATCCACCTTCTATACCCCCTTAACTCAATTTCATATCCAATTATTCATACACCATATAATAGCGTTTTCAAATTATGAACCACATATGTAAAAAATAGATGGCAATCAATACAGACCTTGTCCAACCAGGTTTTCGAgccaaatattttctaagatcAACCTGTAAAGCAGCCAGCTCGCCACTTTGAATTGAACCCAAACTCCAAGAGCTGGCAAAATTTGATGCAGGGAAGCAATCATCTGCAACCCTCAGCCAACACTTGACACTCATGTCAAATAGGAAAGCATGGCGTGTAGCCAACACAACAAGAGGTGAACCAGATTTCGATAGCTTTGCAGATATAACTTTAATAGTTCCTGAAAAGAAAtggtcaaatttaaaataacagaGTCAACGAATAAGACCGCATAGCGAAAAAACTATAACTATGACCACTTAGTTGAAAACCAAGTATCCCCATTATCAAACAATTGTATGTAATAGATGGTATTGGTACCTGCATCTTTAGTGGATGAGTTAGGACTTGAAGCAACTAAAGaagttaatgaatcttgaaggaGACAAGTTCGGTTAAATAAATCCCATAAATAAAGGGATCCTTTTCTTGTCACCAGCAACAATGTCCAGCCCTCATCACAGTCTACAAAGGTCGCTGCCGATCCCGTCATCATGGTAGGCATCGCTCGTCTCCCACACTTTGTGTAAATCTTCTCAAAAGGAAGCAAAAGACAGAAAGTAGAGATAGCATAAGATCTAAATCTTACCCATATATCATTTTCAGAAATGTTGAAAGAAAATCTGTAGTAAAAAGAAGACCATGTATACACATAATAAATGTAGTAAATCTATTTACCTGCAGACATCCATCTTCACACCCAACTGCCCAGAAATTTGCATTGCCGGCTAAAACAGTGACTTTTTCTGATATCCTATCAGACCAAAGTGTTTGAGCTCCCCTTGTGCATACAATTTCAGTTTCTTTCATCATTGACGTATTTCCCACGGCTGCAATATCATTTACCGTGTGTTGTTCTCTTGGGCGTGCTTCCAAAAGAATAGGTGAAGTATCTTCCCCTCCTTTCTTGTCAAATACTCTAATAGAAAGTACAGCACTACAAGCAGCTAAAGAACTAGAAGTCATTGAATTTCCCAAATGCTGAACATTGATGCTTCCATCACCAGCAGAATCTGGAACTTTCTCAATTATCAGGCCCTCAGAAATTGTGGCCTTAGCAGTAACCCCGGAACGTTCTTTTAAATCTGAATGTCTGATATTTGCTCCTCCCAATGAACTTGCTCTAATGTCATCAGCATTAGAAATAGCTCTATCAGAATTCTTTCTGTGTTCAGAAGTGACAAGATGAAACTCAAGAGCTTGCTGAGGTGCACCAGAAATGTTTTCCGGCTGAGCAGGCACTCCGACTACTTCCGGAATGATTCTTTTACGGCCATCAGCGCGTCTATACTCCTTTTGCTTCACAGGACTAGAAATCCGACCAGAGGTTGTAAGAATGTTTGATTCATCACCAACAGGACCTCCACTCTTCTTACCATCGTCAATTTGAGGCTTGGAATTCTTTGTAGTGTCCCCTTCACTAACACAAGCCTTTGACATTGTCTTGTTTTGTTGGACATCAGAAACCACTTTTTTGCTAGATGTTTTCTTGGTAGAAGCTGCTTCTAGCAGTAACTGTGCCGGACTTTCTGCTAAGTTTACTTTGCAGCCTCTCACATCGCCATAACGACTTCTCTTCAACTCGTCTAGCTCACCATCATCTAATCTCTGACCAAGTTCTTTTACCTCAAAATGAAATGTAGCTACAGATCCATCCAAGGAGCATGCAAAAAGTGAAAATCCATCAGGGCTCctgtttaaaaaacaaaatagaagaaaaatgaagaGGACTCGGTCAGTGAAATAgtaagttaaaatatattaataaaaaaataacatatacatGACATTAAATGCATGACATGCAACAACTAGAGATGAAGAAACATACCAGGATAAATCTACAACACTTTGAGTGAAAAAATGCTTAGCAACAAATAAAGGACGAGGACTTGCAGTAGTCCACACTGTTATAGTTCGATCCTGACTTCCGATGGCAATGACATTGTAAGGCTGTTGCTCTTTGCATCCAGCCTTGGAAGCACTGTTGGTCCACCCGACAGATGCAGATTTCGCTTCCTGAGCATTAGAGGAGGAATTCTTACTAAACATATAATGGTTGAACTTCACCACAATGATTGGAGCATTGTGTCCTAAGAAATCAAATGTTGCAGACCATTCCCCTCTCTCAAGAACAGGGGCCGAATGCCTAGGCTTCTTGAAACCATGAGTGGTGGTAATAAAATGACCACACGGAGACCATCCAAGCCGCCTGAAAAAGGTTGATCCAAGCtgaaaaaaggaaacattaattagGAAATAGAAAGTTGAAttggatcaaaaataaataGTGAGAAACTTACTGATTTTGACCAATGACCATCGGTCCTATGAGCAAGACTCCAATCGCTAGTTCGCCAAATAATTACAGTTTTATCATCGGATTGACTTGCTATAAAAGAGCCAATAGGATCCCAAGCAACCCCTTTAACCAGGCTAGAGTGGCCCCTTAGAACAGCAGTGCAAATGCCATTGCTCATATTCCATACATGGATAGTGTTGTCCAAACTCCCACTAGCCAAAGCAGAATCATCAGGAGACCAATTAAGATCCACCTACTTTAAGCATGGACAAATATATCCCAAGTTAATGATGATAATTGAAAATGTAAAAAGCATTTGGTTTAGGAGCAAGAGACCAATTTAGATGACAAATTTGGTTCACTCAATTCTAAAGAGAAAAAAGCCAGCATTGTTAAGCCAATAGGTTGaaagtatttttgaaaaagacaaaagGTTGAAAAAGGAAAAGCAATTCCATTACCACATCAGCAGAGTGCCCTCTCAGAGTCATAACAACTTTCCAGTTTTCAATGTCTGGAGGCTCTCCACTGCCAAATTCTGTGGTTCCTGAACCAGGCTTTCTTTCGTGAATTAATATCGCCTGATCATCAGACCCTGATGCAACAAATCTTCCATGCTTGGCCCACCTAACACAATTGACAGATCCAAAGTGATCACGCAGGGTTGCAAGAAGCCTTTGAGAAGAGTCGTAATTTTCCATGTCCGTACTAACGGACTTCATATTCCATATCCGAACCTGCACAAAACATAGTTGAGAATGTGATTATATGATGTTAAAACCAGTTCAAGTCCTTCAAACAAATCAAGAAagtaaaatatgaacaaaatgaTCCTATCTAAAATCCTACACTGAAGGTTGAAGTCAGTTTTATCAAACACAATGGAAAACCAATATGAAAGGTACACACAACAAGGTTATGAAATCAAAGAAAGATAAGAGAACCAAGAAACTTTGGAATAAGTTATATGTTTCAGGCCTCACATAACACTAGGGCAGAGTTATTTGAACATCAGATCTGGAACTGTATGGTGACACTGATAAAATACAAGCAGAATGAGTGTATGCACACCCCGAGGAGCAAATTGAGGAGAGAAAAAAAGTTactaaacaattaaaaaacatattatgcGGTGTCGGACGTCACAATCCGATGCCCACAAATCATTTCTCATAACACTAAGCTGGCAGTATCTAAATACAAATATACAATATGAAAAGTTATTCAACAGAAGACACCATGAAAATTTAGTTTCTTAAGCTAAATTGTGTATCTAGTCTAGATTAATAACTGACAAGCTCATTAGGAAGCaagattttttaagtttatatgAAACACAGAAAAATGCTTACTCTACCATACCATGCAATGATGCAAATCAATGTTTAACCAACTCTGTAGCACCGGGCACCTCTAATCAAAGATGTGTTCAGGTGTCCAGGTGTCTGACCTGGACCAACAacttgattacattcaattaattcattatcTCAAATTATTCAATGTCAAGATGTCGGTGTCAGTGTTGTGTCCGGCGCCAGTGTCACGTAGTATACATGAAGTACAAGTGCACattaaatcaagaaaaataGCAAGAATCCCAATGCTTTAAAAGagcaaaaaattcaaaaatcttTAGAAAAATTTCATACCTTATGGTCACCACCACCAGTGGCGAATCTGAGACCACCAGGTTGAACATCAATGGAGAATATTTGCATACCTTCATGTCTTACCCAACTAGGTTTTTCTGCAATCATCTTCCCAGAAGAaaagaaattcaatttttttcacggtaaaaatagtttttttttttttcaactctGGTTGTTGCAAATTCAATTCCTCTGAAATTATTTGAAAAGGTTTGAATTTGGGGGAAGTGGAAGGAATTGAGAAGTTCACTCACTTGCTGATAACCTACGAGATTCCTACGCAGTAGTGAAAATCAGAATCAGTGTgtaaatagtaaaattaaaaatgctGATTTTGACATGTGTAGTAGAGTCGAATAAGGGTTTaccaattttcttttttgaaagcgAAAACAAAACTAAAGTAACCCtaaaaatttatagaaagatttttcttaattttaaagaattattaAAAGGACAAAGACCACACCCACCTTTGGAGCCAAATGAGCAAAATTAtccaattaattttcaaaaaaaaaaactaattttgaaattctaaATCACATTTGAAGTATCAAAACTATCAACTTATATTATTGATTAAAggtttaaattaaatatatgaattatttttttattatttttgtttatattttaagatttattaATACTACTTTTtaataagttatgtttattttaatttttcaaaggaATTATAGAGAACACTTCACATAAAAAGTGAAATagacacaataaaaaaaaactaatttgaaaTTCTAAATCACAtttgaaatatcaaaattatccAATTGTATTattgattcaaaatttaaattaaatacatgaaatttttttaacttacttttatttatattttgaaactttaataATGCTACTTTgtattaagttatatttattttaatttttttaaaaaaattatagaaaacaCTTCACATATATAAGTGAAATagacacaaataaaaaaaaataaaaatagacacaaataaaaaaaaaatagacacaaatattaattttaaataattataataataaataaatgataaaagaaattgagaaaataaCAAAATCTTCGAGTATCCAGCTCCAAACTTGTGAGCGTTACACACGCGCGTGTTTTTCGCTGCAAACCTCAAAAAACATATGCATCATTCTCAATATCCTCGCACACTATCACAAACACTACTAAAACTTTGTCTCCATCTCCAtagtaataatttttcaaatacaaaATAGCATGATTCTGAACCCCTCTTTAAGGGCATTCACCAACACTTCATCTAACCCATTTCTCAGACTCAAACGTTTTTCTGTTGCACTCAATCCCATTACCTCTTTATGCGACACTGATCCTCACATTGCACATCATCTGTTCGACAAAATTCCTCTGATAAACCTCAAAGAACATAACCAGTTAATCTTCCGTTACTCTCGCAATAACCAAACCAAAGAAGCGTTCCACCTATTTGTGTCTCTTCTTCGTTCTTCTTTAACGCCTGATGAGTCCACATTGTCCTGTATTTTTAAGCTTTGTGCTTGCTCCTTTGATGGGACATTGGGTAGACAAGTTCATTGCCAATGCCTTAAATTTGGACTATCGAATCATGTTAGTGTAGGAACTTCCCTTGTTGATATGTATATGAAAACTGAGTCTGTTAGTGATGGAAGGAGAGTTTTTGATGAAATGGGTGAGAGGAATGTTGTGTCTTGGACTTCATTGTTCGCAGGTTATTCGTGGAACGGACTCAATGATTATGTGTGGGAATTGTTCTGTCAGATGCAATGTGAGGGGTGTTTGCCTAATCAGTTTACAGTTTCTGCTGTTATTGCAGCTTTGGCCAAAGAGGGTGGTTTTGATAAAGGATTGCAATTTCATGCCATGGTTGTGAAGCATGGTTTCGAGGCGGAAATACCTGTGTGCAATTCTCTGATTAGTTTGTATTCAAAGTTGGGGATGTTAAGAGAAGCTAGAGAGGTTTTTGATAAAATGGAGAATAAGGATTGGGTGTCTTGGAATAGCATGATTGCAGGACATGTGACAAATGGACAGGATTTAAAgacttttgaaacttttaatAGCATGCTACTTGCAGGGGCTAAGCCTACTTATATGACATTTGCTAGTGTTATTAAGTCATGTGCTAGTGTTAGAGAATTGATGTTAGTAAGAATGATGCAGTGTAAGGCCCTGAAGAGTGGTTTTATTACACACCAAATTGTCGTAACTGCGCTCATGGTAGCGTTGAGTAAGTGCAAGGAAATGGACGATGCGTTTAGTCTATTCTCGTTGATGGAAGAGGGTAAGAATGTGGTGTCATGGACTGCTATGATCAGTGGTTACTTGCAGAATGGTGGCACGGACCATGCTGTGAATTTGTTTTCCCAAATGAGGAGGGAAGGTGTCAAACCAAATCATTTCACATATTCTGCTATCCTTACTGTGCAGCATACTGTTTTCGTTTCTGAAATGCATGCCGAAGTTATCAAAACTAATTATGAAAAGTCGTCTTCGGTGGGAACTGCACTTTTAGATGCTTATGTTAAACTAGGAAATATTAATGATGCTGTAAAAGTTTTTGAGATAATTGAAACAAAGGACTTAATGGCATGGTCAGCAATGCTATCAGGGTATGCACAAACAGGGGAAACTGAAGGAGCTGCTAAAATCTTCCGCCAATTGATAAAAGAGGGGATCAAACCAAATGAGTTTACCTTTTCCAGCATCATTAATGCATGTACTGCTCCTACTGCGGCATCCGAACAAGGAAAACAATTCCATGCCTATGCGATTAAGATGAGATTAAACAATTCTTTATGTGTAAGTAGTGCTCTTGTTACCATGTATGCAAAGAGAGGCAATATCGATAGCGCACATGAAGTTTTCAAAAGACAACGTGAGAGGGACTTGGTTTCTTGGAACTCAATGATCTCTGGATATGCACAGCATGGCCAGGCCAAGAAAGCTTTAGAGGTATTCGATGAGATGCAAAGACGAAACATGGAAGTGGACGAGGTAACATTCATCGGAGTCATTACTGCGTGCACGCATGCTGGCCTAGTGGACAAAGGTCAAAAGTACTTCAATTCAATGATCAATGATCATCACATTAATCCAACAATGAAGCACTATTCTTGCATGATCGATCTCTATAGCCGTGCAGGGATGCTGGAAAAAACCATGCATATCATAAACGAGATGCCATTTCCTCCTGGTGCAACCGTGTGGCGCACTCTCTTGGGAGCCGCTCGAGTACACCACAATATAGATCTCGGTGAACTTGCTGCTGAAAAACTTATTTCTCTGCAGCCGGAAGACTCGGCTGCATATGTATTATTATCCAATTTGTATGCTGCATCAGGAAACTGGCAAGAAAGAACCAATGTGAGAAAACTGATGGATAAGAGAAAAGTGAAAAAAGAACCAGGGTATAGCTGGATTGAGGTGAAAAACAAGACATACTCATTCTTGGCTGGTGATTTGACACACCCTTTGTCAAACCAAATTTACTCAAAACTTTCAGAATTGACTATCAGGTTGAAAGATGCAGGTTATCAACCTGATACAAACTATGTATTTCATGATATTGAAGATGAACAAAAAGAA
Protein-coding sequences here:
- the LOC101496799 gene encoding pentatricopeptide repeat-containing protein At2g27610, which codes for MILNPSLRAFTNTSSNPFLRLKRFSVALNPITSLCDTDPHIAHHLFDKIPLINLKEHNQLIFRYSRNNQTKEAFHLFVSLLRSSLTPDESTLSCIFKLCACSFDGTLGRQVHCQCLKFGLSNHVSVGTSLVDMYMKTESVSDGRRVFDEMGERNVVSWTSLFAGYSWNGLNDYVWELFCQMQCEGCLPNQFTVSAVIAALAKEGGFDKGLQFHAMVVKHGFEAEIPVCNSLISLYSKLGMLREAREVFDKMENKDWVSWNSMIAGHVTNGQDLKTFETFNSMLLAGAKPTYMTFASVIKSCASVRELMLVRMMQCKALKSGFITHQIVVTALMVALSKCKEMDDAFSLFSLMEEGKNVVSWTAMISGYLQNGGTDHAVNLFSQMRREGVKPNHFTYSAILTVQHTVFVSEMHAEVIKTNYEKSSSVGTALLDAYVKLGNINDAVKVFEIIETKDLMAWSAMLSGYAQTGETEGAAKIFRQLIKEGIKPNEFTFSSIINACTAPTAASEQGKQFHAYAIKMRLNNSLCVSSALVTMYAKRGNIDSAHEVFKRQRERDLVSWNSMISGYAQHGQAKKALEVFDEMQRRNMEVDEVTFIGVITACTHAGLVDKGQKYFNSMINDHHINPTMKHYSCMIDLYSRAGMLEKTMHIINEMPFPPGATVWRTLLGAARVHHNIDLGELAAEKLISLQPEDSAAYVLLSNLYAASGNWQERTNVRKLMDKRKVKKEPGYSWIEVKNKTYSFLAGDLTHPLSNQIYSKLSELTIRLKDAGYQPDTNYVFHDIEDEQKETILSHHSERLALAFGLIATVPEIPIQIVKNLRVCGDCHNYIKLVSLIEQRYIVVRDSNRFHHFKNGLCSCGDYW